One Cuculus canorus isolate bCucCan1 chromosome 2, bCucCan1.pri, whole genome shotgun sequence genomic region harbors:
- the RRS1 gene encoding ribosome biogenesis regulatory protein homolog: MAAVRVEEVLAAADEQEAEKRRSVTVEKELELEFDLGNLLALDRNPPPAAGLRGAGPRREALLRALARDNAQLLVARLWELPAERAGGAGGPLVAQLPEPTFRLPREKPPPRPRPPTRWEQFARLKGIRRRKKTSLVWDEQAKEWRRRWGYQRAGGDPARAWVAEVPEGADPEEDQFARLRREKRERVARNELNRLRNLARAHRAAATIPAAPLHPTGHQSREELGHVARVARVSTASLGRFQPRLPKEPAEPPSRSGGRKRRFEPLLGNLAAERSRQLEMLRDMGSKKPVLDITRAVNKQLRQEEAEAAAAKGKKKQSQRGKRGRRQQRVGRSGKKSGARRQQQRPASSSTGGGKRKKA, encoded by the coding sequence ATGGCGGCCGTTCGGGTAGAGGAGGTGCTGGCGGCCGCCGATGAGCAGGAGGCGGAGAAGCGGCGGAGCGTCACggtggagaaggagctggagtTGGAGTTCGACCTAGGCAACCTGCTGGCGCTGGACCGCAACCCGCCGCCGGCGGCTGGGCTGCGCGGGGCCGGTCCGCGGCGGGAGGCGCTGCTGCGGGCTCTGGCCCGCGACAACGCGCAGCTGCTGGTGGCGCGGCTGTGGGAGCTGCCGGCCGAGCGCgccggcggggccggggggccGCTGGTGGCCCAGCTGCCCGAGCCCACCTTCCGCCTGCCGCGGGAGAAGCCGCCGCCGCGGCCGCGGCCGCCGACCCGGTGGGAGCAGTTCGCGCGGCTGAAGGGCATCCGGCGGCGCAAGAAGACCTCGCTGGTGTGGGACGAGCAGGCCAAGGAGTGGCGGCGGCGCTGGGGGTACCAGCGAGCGGGCGGCGACCCGGCGCGGGCCTGGGTGGCCGAGGTGCCCGAGGGCGCCGACCCGGAGGAGGACCAGTTCGCCCGGCTGCGGCGGGAGAAGCGGGAGCGGGTGGCCCGCAACGAGCTCAACCGCCTGCGCAACCTGGCCCGAGCCCACCGGGCCGCCGCGACCATCCCCGCCGCGCCGCTGCACCCCACCGGCCACCAGAGCCGCGAGGAGCTGGGACACGTCGCCCGTGTCGCTCGCGTTTCCACCGCCTCGCTCGGCCGCTTCCAGCCCCGGCTGCCCAAGGAGCCGGCAGAGCCGCCGTCCCGCAGCGGCGGAAGGAAGCGCCGTTTCGAGCCACTCCTGGGCAATCTGGCGGCCGAGCGCAGCCGGCAGCTGGAGATGCTGCGGGACATGGGCAGCAAGAAGCCGGTCCTGGACATCACCCGGGCCGTCAACAAGCAGCTGCGCCAGGAAGAAGCCGAGGCAGCTGCCGCCAAGGGCAAGAAGAAGCAGTCGCAGCGGGGGAAGCGCGGCCGCCGGCAGCAGCGGGTTGGCCGCAGCGGCAAGAAGAGCGGAGCCCGGCGGCAACAGCAGCGACCCgcaagcagcagcacaggcgGTGGCAAGAGGAAGAAGGCatga
- the ADHFE1 gene encoding hydroxyacid-oxoacid transhydrogenase, mitochondrial isoform X2 encodes MTDKNLSQLPPVNAVLDSLAKCGINFQMYDNVRVEPTDQSFLDAIDFAKKGEFDAYVAVGGGSVIDTCKAANLYAASPASDFLDYVNAPIGKGKPVTVPLKPLIAVPTTSGTGSETTGVAIFDFKELKVKTGIASRAIKPTLGIIDPLHTLSMPERIVANSGFDVLCHALESYTALPYNMRSPCPSNPINRPAYQGSNPISDVWALHALRIVAKYLKRAIRNPEDREARANMHLASAFAGIGFGNAGVHLCHGMSYPISGLVKTYKPKDYNVDHSLVPHGLSVVLTSPAVFAFTAQVHPERHLEAAEILGADIRTARIKDAGFILADTLRKFLFDLNVDDGLAAIGYSKADIPALVKGTLPQERVTKLSPRPQTEEDLSALFEASMKLY; translated from the exons ATGACAGATAAAAacctctcccagctccctcctgtgAATGCAGTATTGGACTCCTTGGCAAAATGTGGTATAAACTTTCAGATGTATGATAATGTCCGTGTGGAACCAACAGACCAAAG tTTCCTGGATGCCATTGACTTTGCTAAAAAGGGAGAGTTTGATGCCTACGTTGCTGTTGGAGGAGGGTCTGTCATTGACACCTGTAAAGCTGCCAACCTGTATGCGGCCAGCCCTGCATCAGACTTCTTGGATTACGTCAATGCTCCTATTGGGAAAGGGAAGCCTGTCACTGTGCCTCTCAAGCCACTCATTGCAG TTCCAACAACATCTGGAACTGGAAGTGAAACTACTGGTGTTGCCATTTTTGACTTCAAAGAACTAAAAGTGAAAActg GTATTGCTTCAAGGGCCATTAAGCCAACATTAGGGATCATTGACCCTTTACACACACTGTCTATGCCTGAACGAATAGTGGCCAACAGTGGCTTTGATGTGCTTTG CCACGCTCTAGAATCATACACCGCTCTTCCTTACAACATGCGCAGTCCCTGCCCTTCAAATCCAATCAACCGACCGGCTTACCAAGGCAGCAACCCCATCAGTGATGTCTGGGCTCTTCATGCTCTGCGCATTGTGgctaaatatttgaaaag AGCCATCAGAAACCCTGAAGACCGTGAAGCAAGAGCCAACATGCACCTAGCAAGTGCTTTTGCAGGTATTGGCTTTGGCAATGCTGGTGTTCATCTCTG CCATGGAATGTCTTACCCTATTTCTGGTTTGGTGAAAACTTACAAACCGAAGGATTATAATGTGGATCACTCTTTAGTG CCTCACGGCCTTTCTGTGGTGCTGACATCCCcagcagtgtttgctttcaCGGCACAGGTACACCCTGAGCGGCACTTGGAAGCTGCAGAGATACTAG GAGCTGACATCCGCACTGCCAGAATCAAAGATGCAGGATTTATTTTGGCAGACACACTCCGGAAATTCCTATTTGATCTGAATGTTGATGATGGCTTAGCTGCAATTGGCTATTCTAAAGCAGACATCCCTGCATTAGTCAAAGGCACACTGCCTCAG
- the ADHFE1 gene encoding hydroxyacid-oxoacid transhydrogenase, mitochondrial isoform X1, translating to MAAGRARAVRLLQRLQRAACRCPSHSHTYSQVPEWPTLGNREYAFEMAVSNIRYGEGVTKEIGMDLQNLGARKVCLMTDKNLSQLPPVNAVLDSLAKCGINFQMYDNVRVEPTDQSFLDAIDFAKKGEFDAYVAVGGGSVIDTCKAANLYAASPASDFLDYVNAPIGKGKPVTVPLKPLIAVPTTSGTGSETTGVAIFDFKELKVKTGIASRAIKPTLGIIDPLHTLSMPERIVANSGFDVLCHALESYTALPYNMRSPCPSNPINRPAYQGSNPISDVWALHALRIVAKYLKRAIRNPEDREARANMHLASAFAGIGFGNAGVHLCHGMSYPISGLVKTYKPKDYNVDHSLVPHGLSVVLTSPAVFAFTAQVHPERHLEAAEILGADIRTARIKDAGFILADTLRKFLFDLNVDDGLAAIGYSKADIPALVKGTLPQERVTKLSPRPQTEEDLSALFEASMKLY from the exons atggcggcggggcgggcgcgcgCCGTGCGGCTCCTGCAGCGACTGCAGCGCGCGGC ATGTCGGTGCCCGAGCCACTCCCACACTTATTCCCAAG TTCCTGAATGGCCTACCCTGGGAAATAGAGAATATGCATTTGAG atgGCCGTTTCAAACATCCGATATGGAGAAGGAGTTACTAAAGAGATTGGCATG GACCTGCAGAATCTTGGTGCTAGAAAAGTTTGTTTGATGACAGATAAAAacctctcccagctccctcctgtgAATGCAGTATTGGACTCCTTGGCAAAATGTGGTATAAACTTTCAGATGTATGATAATGTCCGTGTGGAACCAACAGACCAAAG tTTCCTGGATGCCATTGACTTTGCTAAAAAGGGAGAGTTTGATGCCTACGTTGCTGTTGGAGGAGGGTCTGTCATTGACACCTGTAAAGCTGCCAACCTGTATGCGGCCAGCCCTGCATCAGACTTCTTGGATTACGTCAATGCTCCTATTGGGAAAGGGAAGCCTGTCACTGTGCCTCTCAAGCCACTCATTGCAG TTCCAACAACATCTGGAACTGGAAGTGAAACTACTGGTGTTGCCATTTTTGACTTCAAAGAACTAAAAGTGAAAActg GTATTGCTTCAAGGGCCATTAAGCCAACATTAGGGATCATTGACCCTTTACACACACTGTCTATGCCTGAACGAATAGTGGCCAACAGTGGCTTTGATGTGCTTTG CCACGCTCTAGAATCATACACCGCTCTTCCTTACAACATGCGCAGTCCCTGCCCTTCAAATCCAATCAACCGACCGGCTTACCAAGGCAGCAACCCCATCAGTGATGTCTGGGCTCTTCATGCTCTGCGCATTGTGgctaaatatttgaaaag AGCCATCAGAAACCCTGAAGACCGTGAAGCAAGAGCCAACATGCACCTAGCAAGTGCTTTTGCAGGTATTGGCTTTGGCAATGCTGGTGTTCATCTCTG CCATGGAATGTCTTACCCTATTTCTGGTTTGGTGAAAACTTACAAACCGAAGGATTATAATGTGGATCACTCTTTAGTG CCTCACGGCCTTTCTGTGGTGCTGACATCCCcagcagtgtttgctttcaCGGCACAGGTACACCCTGAGCGGCACTTGGAAGCTGCAGAGATACTAG GAGCTGACATCCGCACTGCCAGAATCAAAGATGCAGGATTTATTTTGGCAGACACACTCCGGAAATTCCTATTTGATCTGAATGTTGATGATGGCTTAGCTGCAATTGGCTATTCTAAAGCAGACATCCCTGCATTAGTCAAAGGCACACTGCCTCAG